GTGCCGCCAAAAGGGGGAGCCAGTTCGCCAAAAGAGTAAAAACCGATTTGTTGGCTACCGGCAGGCAATATATCCAGCGAGGCTTCCAGTTCGAGGAAGGTATCTTCTTTCATGACAAGCTTGCGTCCTGCACAACTGATGGCAAAGCTTAAGACGGGGGCATCAGGATGTGGAATTTTTTTAACCAGAGCATGCGCCGCAGATTCCGCTCCGTCCACCAGGTTATCAAAACTGCCGTACATGAGCTGGGTTTGGTTACTGTTGGGAATATCCCCAGCGAACCTGATGCTGTTGGTGGCTTCGTCTATGCCCAGAATCGTGCGTACCACGTAAAAGCGTTTGTCTTCATCCCAGATAGCGAGTGGGAAATGCAGTGCTGTAGCAGGTAAGCCAGTGGCATGTTCGCCCAAGTATTCCTTGTATAGGTCAAGGGCAGGGTGGTGGTCAATTTCGTAAAGGATATTGCCTGCCGAGCGCGTGATGCGCCGTTCCGGGCCAAATGGACGCCAGCCATCTTCGGTCTGGGTAGCGAAAAAAAGGTTCTCGCCATAAAAACCGATGCCACAGACCAGATGAGAGCAGGGAACGCCGTTATAAAGCACCCAGGTGGATTTGAAGTCCATTTTGTCGCTGGCCAATCCACCCGTGACCATCACGTTAGCATCCAATACCGACATCAGGCCGTTAGCCAGGTCACTGCCATTGGTGTTCAGCCCATCGGCCAGAATCAGGACGCCTTTTAGCGTGGGGGCAGTGAGGGATTCTGCCAGCTGGATACC
The sequence above is drawn from the Thiothrix nivea DSM 5205 genome and encodes:
- a CDS encoding FIST signal transduction protein, with the translated sequence MQVVLTFYTPSTGWHKPLPALDSHNTLVLVFGEADASGYPVLLDELQTKYPLSIIAGCSTVAGIYNDHLMENALTIGIIKFDSSRIALSVAEVHGSTDSRRAGIQLAESLTAPTLKGVLILADGLNTNGSDLANGLMSVLDANVMVTGGLASDKMDFKSTWVLYNGVPCSHLVCGIGFYGENLFFATQTEDGWRPFGPERRITRSAGNILYEIDHHPALDLYKEYLGEHATGLPATALHFPLAIWDEDKRFYVVRTILGIDEATNSIRFAGDIPNSNQTQLMYGSFDNLVDGAESAAHALVKKIPHPDAPVLSFAISCAGRKLVMKEDTFLELEASLDILPAGSQQIGFYSFGELAPPFGGTGCSLHNETMTLTVLYEGS